A single genomic interval of Helianthus annuus cultivar XRQ/B chromosome 13, HanXRQr2.0-SUNRISE, whole genome shotgun sequence harbors:
- the LOC110898285 gene encoding E3 ubiquitin-protein ligase SGR9, amyloplastic, with the protein MEENNTTTTTIILAALSTLTPPQISTLTTTISTLFHFHRSRLAALLSSHTIFSLSLHHLHTLSLHQKSLLIARHLLSILSQLSHILRPTTTRMPPYINDRDLDSVLLLLLLCELNQHDPESLKSLSPTDWRDSLCEYVSATMLTLTGIGFSTSEILMKYIEVMAKCKRFVDVMGCRDGKERKEVAASVAAVVALPSVEVKQGGKECVVCKDEMKQGRDVCELPCEHRFHWMCILPWVVKRNTCPCCRHRLPTDDVYGEIDRQWEVLVKIGGSYF; encoded by the coding sequence ATGGAAGAaaacaacaccaccaccacaaccataatCCTAGCAGCCCTCTCCACCCTCACACCACCACAAATCTCCACcctcaccaccaccatctccaccctCTTCCACTTCCACCGTAGCCGCCTCGCCGCCCTCCTGTCCTCACACACCATCTTCTCCCTCTCCCTCCACCACCTCCACACCCTCTCCCTCCACCAAAAATCCCTTCTCATTGCAAGACATTTGTTATCAATCCTCTCCCAACTTTCACACATCCTCCGCCCGACAACCACCCGAATGCCGCCCTACATCAATGACCGTGATCTTGACTCGGTTCTTCTACTTCTGCTACTGTGTGAACTAAACCAACATGATCCCGAATCATTGAAGTCATTGTCACCAACAGATTGGCGGGATTCGCTTTGCGAGTATGTGTCCGCCACCATGTTGACTCTTACAGGCATTGGATTTTCCACTAGTGAAATATTGATGAAGTATATTGAAGTGATGGCAAAATGCAAGAGGTTTGTTGATGTCATGGGGTGTAGAGATGGAAAGGAGAGGAAAGAGGTGGCGGCATCcgtggcggcggtggtggcgcTGCCGTCTGTGGAGGTGAAACAAGGAGGAAAGGAGTGTGTTGTTTGTAAGGATGAGATGAAGCAAGGGAGAGATGTGTGTGAATTGCCTTGTGAACATCGGTTTCATTGGATGTGTATATTGCCATGGGTGGTTAAAAGGAATACGTGTCCATGTTGCCGCCATCGGTTGCCGACTGATGATGTGTACGGTGAGATCGACCGGCAGTGGGAAGTTCTTGTCAAGATAGGTGGCagttatttttag